GTGGAACAGATACGAAAGTAGGACTTAGTGATCCGGTGGTATGAAAGTGGGATTGCCATCGCTCAACGGATAAAAGCTACCCTGGGGATAACAGGCTTATCACTCCCAAGAGTTCACATCGACGGAGTGGTTTGGCACCTCGATGTCGGCTCATCGCATCCTGGGGCTGTAGCAGGTCCCAAGGGTTGGGCTGTTCGCCCATTAAAGCGGTACGCGAGCTGGGTTCAGAACGTCGTGAGACAGTTCGGTCCCTATCCGGCGCGGGCGTAGGATATCTGAGAGGAGCTGTCCTTAGTACGAGAGGACCGGGATGGACGGACCGCTGGTGTATCAGCTGCATCGCCAGATGCATAAGGCTGGGTAGCCACGTCCGGAAGGGATAAACGCTGAAGGCATCTAAGCGTGAAGCCCCCCTCAAGATGAGATATCCCTGCTTCGGCAGTAAGACCCCTTAGAGAGTATGAGGTTAGATAGGCACAAGGTGTAAGCATGGTAACGTGTTCAGCTGATGTGTACTAATAGGTCGAGGGCTTATCCAAAGAAGGTTAGGAACAAGAAAGAGGTTAGGATTTAGATTATCAGTGTTCGGTTTTGAAGGTACAAAAAAGTACCGATATTCCTCAATAGCTCAGTCGGTAGAGCATTCGGCTGTTAACCGAAGTGTCGTAGGTTCGAGTCCTACTTGGGGAGCTTATCAAAGAATAACTTTGATGTTGAATCAATTGTATTACGGCTCCGTGGTCAAGCGGTCAAGACATCGCCCTTTCACGGCGGTAACACGAGTTCGATTCTCGTCGGAGTCATTTCAGGAGCTTTAGCTCAGTTGGTTAGAGCAACCGGCTCATAACCGGTCGGTCCCGGGTTCAAGTCCCTGAAGCTCCACTAGGTTTTTATAACCGAATATACCCAGTTTAATTAGGGGTCTTAGCTCAGCTGGGAGAGCATCTGCCTTACAAGCAGAGGGTCACAGGTTCGAGCCCTGTAGGCCCCATTCGCGATATGTCCCATAAAGCATATCGCGTATTTTTTATCATTTAATATGATAGATGCCGGCGTGGCGGAACTGGCAGACGCCCGGGACTTAAAATCCCGTGGGTAGCGATACCCGTACCGGTTCGATCCCGGTCGCCGGCAGCATAAGGATGATACTGATTTTCAGTGTTGTCCTTTTTCTTTTGCCCGGAACCTTCCTGTACTACTGCATTAAAAAGCCATTTAGCAGAATAAATTACTGTTAAATGGCTCTTTTTCTGTTATAGTAAAAATATGTTTTGTTGGAGAGTGTTCGATGAAGCTTATTGTTATAGATGTACAAAAAGGAATTACTGATGAAAGACTATATGATTTTGACGGATTCATAAGGAATGTGACAAATATCATTGATGCTGCAAGGAAGAATAATGTTGAGGTTATTTATGTTCAGCATGATGATGGCCCTGGAACAGGCTTTTCTTTTGGTGACAAGGATTTTGAGATAGCTGATCAGGTGGCTCCAAAGGAAAATGAGAAGATTTTCATAAAGACGATAAACAGCTGCTTTGGTAATAATGATCTTGCAAATTATCTCAGAGAATCCAAAGAAAAAGATTTGATGATAGTCGGATTGCAGACGAACTTTTGCATTGATGCCTCTGTGAAATCAGCTTTTGAAAGGGGATACAAGGTAATAATTCCGAAAGGTACCAATTCTACTTTCGACAATGATTACATGGATAGAGAAACTACTTACAAGTATTACAACGATATGATGTGGCCGGAAAGATTTGCAAGCTGCATCTCTGTTGATGATGCAATTAAGATGATAGAGGATTTGCGATGAAGCTGGATAACATAGAATGGCTCTTTTTTGATGTTGGCTCAACTTTGGTAAGTGAGGAAAAGCCATTTTTACATAGACTATACGAAATTGCTGATGCTGTTAATGAACCTTTTGATGCGATACAGAATAAGGTTACTCAGCTTTATAAGGAAAAGAAAAAGGGAGAACAAGTGCTGATTCAAGAATACGGAATAGAAAGACCTCGCTGGAGAAGTGAAGATGAGGAATTGTTTCCGGAGTCATATGAGTGCCTTGAGCGATTGAGTAAGAAATATAAAATTGGAGTCATTGCTAATCAGCTTCCGGGAACAGCAGCCAGATTAGAAAAGCATGGTGTTTTAAAGTTCATAGATATTGTTATTGCTTCTGCAGAAGAAGGATTAGAGAAGCCGGACAGGAGAATATTTGAACTTGCTTTATCAAGAGCTAGTTGTAAGCCTGAGAATGCTGTCATGATCGGAGATAGGGTTGATAATGACATAATACCTGCAAAGAAAATAGGTATGAAGACTGTTCGTGTGAAGCAAGGGATGTGGAAATACTGGGATGCTCTTGGCGAAGAGGAACAGGCAGATTTTGAGGTGGATGATCTGAACGCGGTAATAGAGCTGTTTGGATGGAAATTTGAGAATAATTAGTTAGGGGATAAGAACCAAAGCATAATTATTTATGGGAGGGGTATCGATGCGGGATTATAGTGAGCTGCATAAAAAAGCATGGGAGTATGATGCCTATGACTTTTGGGTTAAGGCAAGCGGAACACCACAAGAAAGAGCACAGAAGGATATAGCGGATCCTATAGGAATGCTCAAAAAATATGCCGTATATTTTGATTCCTTTGAAGGTATAAAGATTGCAAATATCTGCGGATCTTGCGGAAAGAAAGCAATTCCGCTGGCACTTCTTGGGGCAGATGTCACTATTTTTGACATTTCTGAAGATAACAAAAAGTATGCTATGGAAGTAGCTGCTGCTGCAAATACTGAGATTACTTTTGAAGTTGGGGATGTGCTTGAAATAGACCTTGGTAGGTATGCTGAATACTTTGATGTAGTTTTTATGGAGGGAGGAATACTTCACTATTTTCACAATATAGATGAGTTTATGAAAATGATGAATGCTATTCTTAAGCCAGGCGGAAAGATAATCTGTAGTGATTTTCATCCTTTTACAAAAATCTATGATAGTTTAAAGCTGGAACAGCCTACGGGGAGCTATTTCTCTACTGATATATTTGAAGGTGAAATGGCACATGCCAGATTTTACGATGAAGAAATAAGAAAAAGCATCCCCAAATGCAGTTATAGAAAATACACGATAAGCGAAATCATAAATTCTATGCTAAGAAATGGTTTTTCTTTAAAACAGTTTGATGAGCACCCTTCCTGGGAAGATGAAAGGCTGCCTGGTGAGTTTACGGCGATTGGAATTAAGTGTAACTAATAAGAGGCATGGGTATGGAGGAATAAAGATATATGAATAATATTAGTGTACACAAATTGACGCCTGATATGGCAGAGCAATATGTAGCATATTTTGATAATAGAGCGTTTTCAGATGGTAGTGAGCAAAAAGGTTGTTATTGTGTTTGGCATCATTGGACTGAGCAGAAGGAAGCAGAAAGAAGCGCACTCCCAGAAAATGAACGGCCTTTCAGTAAAAGAAATTATGCATATGAATTGGTTAAGAACGGTAGATTAAACGGATTTGTTGCAATTTCTGGTGGAGAGATTGTTGGATTCTGCAATGCTGATTTAAAAGAAAACTACTTCAGGCACAGTAGAGAAAATGATCCTGAAAGCTGGGAGGGGATAGATTCGGATTCCAAGGTGTTAGCTATAGTATGCTATATCGTGGCCCCTGATATGAGGGGAATGGGAATAGCAGACTCACTATTGGAATATGCCTGCGGTTATGCAGAAGAAAATGGCTTTGATTATATCGAAGGCTATCCATCTGATGGAGCATTTGATGCAAGAAATTGCGGTGGAACGGATTCAATGTATATTAAAAGAGAATTTCAAATTGGCCATGCCGGGAGCAGAATCATTGCAAGAAGAAAATTAGGAAACTAAGCAGAGGCTATTGTACTTTCTTTAACATTGGATAAGTGTTTTGACGAAGATAATTGACCTTGCCCTTAGGGCATAGTTTATCATTATGACGGAGCGACATATAAATGATACTTGTAACAGGAACAACAGGGTTTGTTGGCAGTAAATTAATGAAAATCTGCAAAGATGTGGTGGCCGCACCATCACTTAGAAATGCATCTTTGGATCATATCAAGAGAATTGTTAGTGAGAGCGGTGCAGATACTATTGTGAATACTGCAGCTATTTCAGATATTGGAGAATGCCAGAAAAATCCGGAGTCATCATATATTGCAAATGTTCAGCTGCCGGTGTTTCTTGCTAAAGCATGCGAAGGGAGAAAGCTTATCTGCTTTAGCTCTGATCAGGTATATGGCGGACTTGAAGACAATGGGCCTTATACAGAAGAAAATGTTAATCCGGCAAACATTTATGCAAAGTATAAACTTGAAATGGAACAGAGGGTGCTTGATATCTGCCCTGATGCAGTTATGCTTCGCGCTGAATGGATGTATGACTATTACGTAAAAAAGTCCAATTACTACATGAACATTGTAAATGCTAAGGATGCGGTTGCGTTTAGTTCTCGGCAATATAGAGGCATCACTTACGTAAAAGAAGTCGCTGAAAACATGGAAAATGTAATATCATTGCCGGGCGGAATTTATAATTTTGGCAGTGAAACTACAAAATCCATGTATGAGATAACAAGTCAGTTTATAGAAGAACTTGGGTTAGAAATTCGGCTAGAAGATGCACCTGCAAGGCACAATTTGTGGATGGACTGCAGTAAAGCAAAGAGATATGGTGTCATTTTTAGTGATGTTTCTAAAGCTTTGATGAAATGCGCAAAAGACAATGGATTTGAAATTAAGAATAATTCGGGAAAAGGGTGATTTTGCAGCAGACTTATAATTCCGAGTAATGGGAGGAAATATGCTACCAACAAGAATGGAAGCAGAAAGACTTTTAGAGGAAGCAGAGAAGTATAATCCTGGACCATGGGGGAATCACAGCCGTGTTGCTGCGCATTGTGCAGAGAAGATTGCTTTAGGCTGTGAGGGGATGAATCCGGAGAAAGCCTATATTTTAGGACTCCTTCATGATATTGGAAGAAAGTTTGGAGTAAGCTATTTGAAACATGTTTCTGATGGATATTCATACATGATGTCCTTGGGATATGATGAAGTTGCCAGAGTGTGCCTTACACATTCCTTCAACAACATGAGAGTTGATGAGTATGTTGGTAAGGTTGATACTTCAGATGAGGAGTATGAGCTGATTCAGACTGAGTTGGGGAAACTTTCAGCTGATGATTATGACAGACTGATCCAACTTTGTGATGCATTGGCCGGAAGTAAAGGTGTGATGAACATCGAAGAACGCATGAATGATGTCAAAAGCCGCCATGGAAATTATCCTCAGGCAAAATGGGATTCCAATATGCGTCTGAAAGCATATTTTGAAGAGAAAGCATCCAAAGATATATATGATTTGGTAGAAAAAGACAGTTATACGCTGGACTAATGCAG
The sequence above is a segment of the Butyrivibrio proteoclasticus B316 genome. Coding sequences within it:
- a CDS encoding class I SAM-dependent methyltransferase, which produces MRDYSELHKKAWEYDAYDFWVKASGTPQERAQKDIADPIGMLKKYAVYFDSFEGIKIANICGSCGKKAIPLALLGADVTIFDISEDNKKYAMEVAAAANTEITFEVGDVLEIDLGRYAEYFDVVFMEGGILHYFHNIDEFMKMMNAILKPGGKIICSDFHPFTKIYDSLKLEQPTGSYFSTDIFEGEMAHARFYDEEIRKSIPKCSYRKYTISEIINSMLRNGFSLKQFDEHPSWEDERLPGEFTAIGIKCN
- a CDS encoding cysteine hydrolase family protein, with the protein product MKLIVIDVQKGITDERLYDFDGFIRNVTNIIDAARKNNVEVIYVQHDDGPGTGFSFGDKDFEIADQVAPKENEKIFIKTINSCFGNNDLANYLRESKEKDLMIVGLQTNFCIDASVKSAFERGYKVIIPKGTNSTFDNDYMDRETTYKYYNDMMWPERFASCISVDDAIKMIEDLR
- a CDS encoding GNAT family N-acetyltransferase, with protein sequence MNNISVHKLTPDMAEQYVAYFDNRAFSDGSEQKGCYCVWHHWTEQKEAERSALPENERPFSKRNYAYELVKNGRLNGFVAISGGEIVGFCNADLKENYFRHSRENDPESWEGIDSDSKVLAIVCYIVAPDMRGMGIADSLLEYACGYAEENGFDYIEGYPSDGAFDARNCGGTDSMYIKREFQIGHAGSRIIARRKLGN
- a CDS encoding HAD family hydrolase; the protein is MKLDNIEWLFFDVGSTLVSEEKPFLHRLYEIADAVNEPFDAIQNKVTQLYKEKKKGEQVLIQEYGIERPRWRSEDEELFPESYECLERLSKKYKIGVIANQLPGTAARLEKHGVLKFIDIVIASAEEGLEKPDRRIFELALSRASCKPENAVMIGDRVDNDIIPAKKIGMKTVRVKQGMWKYWDALGEEEQADFEVDDLNAVIELFGWKFENN
- a CDS encoding HD domain-containing protein codes for the protein MLPTRMEAERLLEEAEKYNPGPWGNHSRVAAHCAEKIALGCEGMNPEKAYILGLLHDIGRKFGVSYLKHVSDGYSYMMSLGYDEVARVCLTHSFNNMRVDEYVGKVDTSDEEYELIQTELGKLSADDYDRLIQLCDALAGSKGVMNIEERMNDVKSRHGNYPQAKWDSNMRLKAYFEEKASKDIYDLVEKDSYTLD
- a CDS encoding SDR family oxidoreductase, with the translated sequence MILVTGTTGFVGSKLMKICKDVVAAPSLRNASLDHIKRIVSESGADTIVNTAAISDIGECQKNPESSYIANVQLPVFLAKACEGRKLICFSSDQVYGGLEDNGPYTEENVNPANIYAKYKLEMEQRVLDICPDAVMLRAEWMYDYYVKKSNYYMNIVNAKDAVAFSSRQYRGITYVKEVAENMENVISLPGGIYNFGSETTKSMYEITSQFIEELGLEIRLEDAPARHNLWMDCSKAKRYGVIFSDVSKALMKCAKDNGFEIKNNSGKG